The following DNA comes from Methanobrevibacter wolinii SH.
TTTTGCTTTAATTAAATCTTCATTAATTTTATCATCTTTCCAATCTTCAATAGAATCAGTTTCATCTAAAAATTTTGGATTTGCTGTTTTAGCATTATAAATGATTTCATCATATTTTTGTAATTTATCTGGATTTTTAATTTTCTCTTTTAAAAGTTCATCTTTATATCTATTTGCAATTATTTCTCCTTTTTTAACATATGCAATAGCAAGTGCTGTTCTAGTATTATTATCATCAATAATTGCTGGTTTTGTTCTATGGAATTGTAGTTTTTCAATACGTACATGTTTTCCATATCTTTTTCTTACTTCTTCTTCATAAGAATCAACAAATTCTGAATCAAGTGTAACATTTTTTCTTATTGTTTTATTTTTTTCTTTGTAACGAATTTGTAATGTTACAGTTTTAACAGATCCTTTTCTTTCTTGTTTAAGCATATTTATAACTTTTTTAAAGGATTTTCTTCCCCATTTGGAAAGTTCACTTATTTTTACCATATAATCTCCTGCAAGTGGTAAAAATGGAATAATTTCAATTCTATAATTTCCAGTGGGGTTTACTTCAAAGTTATAATCTGTTTTTCCGCATTTACACTCTTTTTTTAGTTCTTCAATCCTATAAGTTTTTCCACAATTATTACAGTGAATTAATCCATATTCTTCTAAATTACCTAAAGCTATTTTATGTGAAGTAATTGCTGATTTGACTCTATCTAATATATTTTTTTTATTAGAAGCTTTCATTCTAAAATATTGGTTATGTCTATGTGTTTCTGAAGCTTCTTCAGCAGTAATTTCACCAACTGTACTTATACCATATTTACTAAGTGATCTATATGGTGAAGTATAACCTTGTATATCCATAGTTTCTTTAAAATCTTGAAGTATTTTTAATTGTTTATTTAATTTGTAATAAACTTCTTTAAAATATTCAAAATTATTTAATTTACTTGAATCAATTGGTTCTTCATTAATACTATTTAAATAATTTTCAGCTTTCGTAATTAATCTATTTGAATCCATTAACTCACCGTGAGGACTTTATAATAACCTATTGCCGCTTATAGGTTAAGAAGTAAGTTGTATTCTTTCTTATAACTTTATAATTTTTAGTTTTTATTATTAATAAAACTTTTTCTTAATTAAGTTTAATTATTAAATTCTTAATTTTTTCTAATTAGATTATTAAAAATTTAATAATTATTTTTTTATTTTATTAATTGTATTATTTTATTTATTTTCAGATTTTAAATTTTAAATAATTATATATTGTAATTTCTTATGGTATTACTAATTATAATTTAAAAATAAGTAATTTAATTAAATTAATTAAAATTTAATTAAATATTTTTAAGTAATTTACATTACTTTTTCTCCGACTTCACAGTCTTCGTGAACACCTAAAAGAGCTGCTGCTTTTTCAGTAGCTAAAATCATACCTTCTGATTTTTCACCACAGAGTTTTGCTGGTTTGAGGTTACATAAAACAACAACTTTTCTATCAATTAAATCTTCAGGTTTGTATTCATTTGCAATACCTGATACAATTTGTTTAGTTTCAGTACCTAAATCTACTTGTAATTTTAATAATTTTCTAGATTTTTCAATTTTTTCAGCTTCTTTAATTTGTCCAATTCTTAAATCGATTTTATCAAATTCATCTATTGAAATAATGTCACTCATATTATCATCTTTTTTATTATCTTTTTCTTCAGTTTTTTCTAAATTTTTATATAATTCTTCTTTTTCTTTTGCAATTTGTTTGTCTTCAATTTTTTTGAAAAGAGGTTTAGCTTTATTAATTTCATGTCCCTCTTCTATAAATTCACTTGCTTCATTCCAATCATCATGTAATTCAATATTCATGATTTCTGCAATTTTATCTGCTTTTGTTGGAATGTATGGTTTTAATAAAGTTGCAAGTGATTTACATAATTGGTTTGAAAGATATAAACAATTTGCTGCTTTTTGTTTATCTTCTTTAACTGCTTTCCATGGTTCTTGATCATTGAAATATTTATTTGCTGATTTGCAAGTTTTCATAATTTCAACAAGACCTTCTCTGAACTCCATATCTTCAATTTGTTTTCCAACTTTTTCAGGGGTTTCTTTGATTAATTTGATGAAAGCTAAGTCATCATCACTTGGATTTTTATATTCAGGTATTTTACCATTAAAGAATTTATTTGTAAATGTAAATGTCCTGTGTAAGAAGTTACCAAGTACATCTGCAAGTTCATCATTGTTTCTTCTTTGGAAATCATCCCAGCTAAAGTCAGTATCTTTATTTAATGGTGCAACAATTGTTAAATAATATCTAAGTAGATCTGCATCATATTTTTTAACAAAATCATCTACCCATACAACCCAATTTTTACTTGTAGACATTTTACGTCCTTCTAAGGATAAAAATTCTCCAGCAAATATGTCATCAGGTAATTTACAACCATGTGCTATTAACATTGCAATCCAGAAAATGGAATGGTGGTAAATAATATCTTTTCCAATAAAATGAACTACAGTATCATTCCAATAATCTTCCCATGCAGGATTTCCATCTTTTCTAGACCATTCTGCAGCTGATGAGATATAACCTATAAATGCTTCTCCCCAAACATAAATAACTTTACCTTTAGCTTCATCAAGTGGTACTGGAATACCCCAATCCATATCACGAGTGTATACCCAATCTTTAAGACCATCTTTTAACCAGTTTTTAGCATAATTTCTTACATTATCTGCTAATTTATCATTATTATCTATGTATTCTTCTACTTGGTCTTGGAATTGGCTTAGTCTAAAGTAATATTGTGTTGTTTCCTTTATAATTGGGGTTGTATTACAAGTTAAACATTTTGGTTCTTTGAGTTCAGTAGTTTCTAAAGCTCTACCACAGTTTTCACAATGATCTCCTCTTGCTTCACCACCACATACAGGACAAATTCCTTCTACATATCTATCTGGTAAAAATTTTTTACAATTTGGACAGTATAATTGTTCTACTGTTTTTTTGTAAATATAATTATGTTCATATAAATAAGTGAAGAAATCTTGTGATATTTTATAATGTAATGGTTTTGTAGTTCTTGAAAAATTATCAAGAGATATATTACATGATTTAATATCTCTAACAATCATATCATGATATCTTGTTGCTATTTCAATTGGTTTTTTATCTTCTTTATCTGCTTGAACAGCAATAGGAGTACCATGTTCATCGGTTGCACCAACCATAAGTACATCATCACCAATCATACGATGATATCTACAGAATATATCTGCAGGTAAGTATGTTGATCTAAGATGGCCTAAATGGAATGGACCGTTTGCATATGGAAGTGCAGTTGATACAAATATCTTAGCCATTTTAATTTTTCTCCTTTAATTATAGTGAATTTTTAATAATCATAAAAATAAATTCTATTAAATTTATAGAATATATTTATATATTTAATTTGAATTATATAAATGGTACTATTTTTGCCTTATTTAACTGTAATTTTGTTTTTATTAATTTTTTATAATTTTAATAGTTTTAGATTATTTTATTCTAATTATAATATTTTATTTTCTAATTAGTTCAATCTTAATTAAGGTTATTTAATAGTTTATTCAAATCTTTAATATAGTTATAAATTTTATATTAAATTTAATAAAAGAAAATTTTAATGATGATATTATGCGATTAGTAGTTCAAAGAGTTTCAAATGCAAGGGTTGAAGTTGATAATAAAATATGTGGTAAAATAAATGTTGGTTTAATGGTTCTTGTAGGTATTGGTGAAAATGACACTGAAAAAGAGCTTGATTATATGGTTCGTAAATTATTAAGACTTAGAATCTTTGAAGATGAAAATGATAAAATGAATGTTTCTATTCAAGATATTAATGGTGAATTATTACTTGTTCCACAATTTACATTGTATGGTGATGTAAGTCATAATAATAGACCTAACTTTTCAAAAGCTATGAATCCAAAAGATGCAGATAGATTATTTAATAAATTTGTAGAAAAATGTAG
Coding sequences within:
- the metG gene encoding methionine--tRNA ligase; the protein is MAKIFVSTALPYANGPFHLGHLRSTYLPADIFCRYHRMIGDDVLMVGATDEHGTPIAVQADKEDKKPIEIATRYHDMIVRDIKSCNISLDNFSRTTKPLHYKISQDFFTYLYEHNYIYKKTVEQLYCPNCKKFLPDRYVEGICPVCGGEARGDHCENCGRALETTELKEPKCLTCNTTPIIKETTQYYFRLSQFQDQVEEYIDNNDKLADNVRNYAKNWLKDGLKDWVYTRDMDWGIPVPLDEAKGKVIYVWGEAFIGYISSAAEWSRKDGNPAWEDYWNDTVVHFIGKDIIYHHSIFWIAMLIAHGCKLPDDIFAGEFLSLEGRKMSTSKNWVVWVDDFVKKYDADLLRYYLTIVAPLNKDTDFSWDDFQRRNNDELADVLGNFLHRTFTFTNKFFNGKIPEYKNPSDDDLAFIKLIKETPEKVGKQIEDMEFREGLVEIMKTCKSANKYFNDQEPWKAVKEDKQKAANCLYLSNQLCKSLATLLKPYIPTKADKIAEIMNIELHDDWNEASEFIEEGHEINKAKPLFKKIEDKQIAKEKEELYKNLEKTEEKDNKKDDNMSDIISIDEFDKIDLRIGQIKEAEKIEKSRKLLKLQVDLGTETKQIVSGIANEYKPEDLIDRKVVVLCNLKPAKLCGEKSEGMILATEKAAALLGVHEDCEVGEKVM
- the dtd gene encoding D-aminoacyl-tRNA deacylase; translated protein: MRLVVQRVSNARVEVDNKICGKINVGLMVLVGIGENDTEKELDYMVRKLLRLRIFEDENDKMNVSIQDINGELLLVPQFTLYGDVSHNNRPNFSKAMNPKDADRLFNKFVEKCREHIHVETGIFGAYMNVELVNEGPVTIIIDKDFDN
- a CDS encoding DUF530 domain-containing protein, encoding MDSNRLITKAENYLNSINEEPIDSSKLNNFEYFKEVYYKLNKQLKILQDFKETMDIQGYTSPYRSLSKYGISTVGEITAEEASETHRHNQYFRMKASNKKNILDRVKSAITSHKIALGNLEEYGLIHCNNCGKTYRIEELKKECKCGKTDYNFEVNPTGNYRIEIIPFLPLAGDYMVKISELSKWGRKSFKKVINMLKQERKGSVKTVTLQIRYKEKNKTIRKNVTLDSEFVDSYEEEVRKRYGKHVRIEKLQFHRTKPAIIDDNNTRTALAIAYVKKGEIIANRYKDELLKEKIKNPDKLQKYDEIIYNAKTANPKFLDETDSIEDWKDDKINEDLIKAKLKYKDGRLNRTLDIDLKTRKRIEKSIFINLAPSLILWDIFKYYLTNSQDKRKRHSGPFPYIRSEIDRQQREIFKITYTQAIKLLNKRSHETIIPVKNMDLILHKKFNLEYKLKNSNLKINHYALGAAMIYKEGKIDINLVAKSFNLEHEKIKKEAKNIETITKPKNDKSKKFLELIKG